One window of Nymphaea colorata isolate Beijing-Zhang1983 chromosome 1, ASM883128v2, whole genome shotgun sequence genomic DNA carries:
- the LOC116266450 gene encoding coatomer subunit delta yields the protein MVVLAASIINKSGKALVSRQFVEMSRIRIEGLLAAFPKLVGIGKQHTYVETENVRYVYQPMETLYLLLVTNKQSNILEDLETLRLLSKLVPEYSPSLDEEGVCRMAFELIFAFDEVISLGHKESVTVAQVKQYCEMESHEERLHKLVMQSKINETKDVMKRKASEIDKSKMEKNRGEKGGFMSLPLSGSTRIESSFNDMSISGGSGGGFGSGSGFGFDTDIEPTKSKGRPTSSATAPPKGLGMQLGKTQKTNQFLESLKAEGEVILEDVKPIPGQSRAPAPIPSDPITLTVEEKINVTLKRDGGLSNFDVQGTLSLQILNKEDGFIQVQIESGSNAGLQFKTHPNINKELFSNENILGLRDPNRPFPTGQSGEASGVGLLKWRMQSVDESAVPLSINCWPSVSGGETYVSIEYEASSMFDLRNVVISIPLPALRDHPEVKQIDGDWRYDSRSSVLEWSILLIDNSNRSGSMEFVVPPADSSAFFPIQVRFTAAKTFSDVKVVNVLPLKGGPPPKFAHRTQLITENYQVM from the exons ATG GTGGTTCTTGCAGCTTCTATTATCAACAAGTCTGGTAAAG CATTAGTTTCAAGGCAGTTTGTGGAAATGTCACGCATCAGGATAGAGGGACTGCTAGCTGCATTTCCTAAGTTAGTTGGTATAGGAAAACAACACACTTATGTTGAAACGGAAAATGTGCGCTACGTGTACCAACCAATGGAAACTTTGTATCTGCTTCTTGTCACAAACAAACAGAGCAATATACTTGAGGATCTGGAGACATTGAGGCTCCTGTCCAAGCTG GTTCCTGAATATTCCCCTTCACTTGATGAAGAAGGCGTTTGCAGGATGGCTTTTGAGTTGATTTTTGCTTTTGATGAAGTAATATCTCTTGGTCACAAGGAAAGTGTAACTGTTGCACAAGTCAAGCAGTACTGTGAAATGGAGAGCCATGAAGAGAGGCTTCACAAGCTAGTTATGCAGAGCAAGATAAATGAAACCAAGGATGTTATGAAGAGAAAAGCTAGCGAAATTGACAAGAGCAAG atGGAGAAGAATAGAGGGGAAAAAGGTGGTTTCATGTCTCTGCCATTGTCTGGTTCGACTAGAATTGAGAGTAGCTTCAACGATATGAGCATATCAGGTGGCAGCGGTGGGGGATTTGGCAgtggatctggatttggatttgacaCTGATATCGAGCCAACTAAATCAAAAG GTCGGCCAACTTCTTCTGCCACAGCTCCCCCTAAAGGTCTTGGAATGCAGCTAGGAAAAACACAGAAAACTAATCAGTTCTTGGAGTCTCTGAAGGCGGAAGGTGAAGTAATTCTTGAAGATGTGAAACCCATCCCAGGACAGTCAAGAGCGCCTGCTCCCATACCATCTGATCCCATCACGTTGACTgtagaagaaaaaattaatgtgACTCTAAAACGTGATGGTGGATTGAGTAACTTTGATGTCCAAGGGACTCTTTCACTGCAAATACTGAACAAGGAAGATGGTTTCATTCAAGTCCAG ATTGAAAGTGGATCAAATGCAGGGTTGCAGTTCAAAACTCACCCGAACATCAACAAGGAATTATTTTCTAATGAAAATATACTAGGCTTGAGGGACCCTAACAGACCTTTCCCTACTGGCCAATCTGGTGAGGCTTCAGGGGTTGGGCTTTTGAAGTGGAGAATGCAAAGTGTTGATGAGTCTGCTGTGCCACTCAGCA TCAATTGTTGGCCTTCTGTCTCTGGTGGGGAAACATATGTTAGTATTGAGTATGAAGCCTCCTCTATGTTTGATTTGCGGAATGTTGTCATTTCAATTCCTCTTCCTGCATTGAGGGATCACCCAGAAGTCAAGCAAATTGATGGAGACTGGAG ATACGACAGTAGGAGCTCTGTTTTAGAGTGGTCTATCCTTTTGATTGATAACTCAAACAGGAG TGGATCTATGGAGTTTGTAGTTCCTCCAGCAGACTCTTCTGCTTTCTTCCCCATACAAGTTAGGTTCACTGCAGCCAAAACATTCAGCGATGTGAAG GTTGTTAATGTTTTGCCCCTGAAAGGAGGTCCTCCTCCAAAGTTTGCCCATCGCACACAGCTCATCACTGAAAATTACCAAGTAATGTGA